Proteins encoded together in one Quercus lobata isolate SW786 chromosome 3, ValleyOak3.0 Primary Assembly, whole genome shotgun sequence window:
- the LOC115981535 gene encoding pentatricopeptide repeat-containing protein At3g04760, chloroplastic translates to MTKISTDFWPQTLPFIIPLKPTSHSHQSSVFVSCGVPNPNDNSNSSRNPPKVWVSAKTRPTHLQNVDFKESHLMKVLNRSCKAGKYKESLYFLECLVNKGYKPDVILCTKLIKGFFNYRNIPKAIRVMQILEEHGEPDVFSYNALISGFCKANQIVSANKVLDRMKRRGFLPDVVTYNIMIGSLCSRGKLDSALKVLDQLMKDKCEPTVITYTILIEATILEGGIDEAMKLLDEMLLRRLRPDMYTYNAVIRGMCKEGMVDRAFEFVRSLKSKGCEPDVVSYNILLRVLLNLGKWDEGEKLLAEMYSRGCEPNVVTYSILISSLCRDGKVEDAVNVLKVMKEKGLRPDAYSYDPLVSAFCKEGRLDLAIEFLDLMITDGCLPDIVNYNTILATLCKNGNADLALEIFEKLGEVGCPPDVSSYNTMFSALWNCGDRARALGMISGMVNKGIDPDEITYNSLISCLCRDGMVDEAIGLLVDMESSGFKPTVISYNIVILGLCKAHRTGDAIEVLAAMVEKGCQPNETTYIMLVEGIGFAGWQVEAVGLANSLISLNAISEDSLKRLNKTFPMFDVYKELTLSDIKN, encoded by the coding sequence ATGACAAAAATTTCCACTGATTTTTGGCCTCAGACCCTGCCTTTCATCATCCCACTGAAACCCACCTCACATTCACATCAAAGCAGCgtttttgtgagttgtggagTCCCTAACCCCAATGACAACAGTAACAGCTCCAGAAACCCACCAAAGGTCTGGGTTTCTGCTAAAACAAGGCCAACCCATTTGCAAAATGTTGATTTCAAAGAGTCCCATTTGATGAAAGTACTCAATAGGTCCTGCAAAGCAGGCAAGTACAAAGAGTCACTCTACTTTCTTGAGTGCTTGGTTAACAAGGGTTACAAACCTGATGTTATACTTTGTACAAAGCTCATTAAAGGCTTcttcaattatagaaatatccCAAAAGCCATAAGGGTTATGCAAATCTTGGAAGAACATGGTGAACCAGATGTTTTTTCTTATAATGCATTGATTAGTGGGTTTTGTAAGGCTAATCAGATTGTATCTGCAAACAAAGTGCTCGATAGAATGAAACGTAGGGGATTTTTGCCTGATGTTGTTACCTATAATATAATGATCGGGAGTCTTTGTAGTAGGGGAAAGCTTGACTCAGCTTTGAAGGTTTTGGATCAGTTAATGAAAGATAAATGTGAGCCAACTGTGATTACTTACACAATTCTGATTGAGGCAACCATCCTTGAGGGTGGGATTGATGAAGCTATGAAGCTTTTGGATGAGATGCTATTGAGAAGGCTTCGACCTGACATGTATACTTACAATGCAGTCATTAGGGGGATGTGCAAGGAAGGTATGGTGGATCGTGCTTTTGAGTTTGTTCGGAGTTTAAAATCCAAGGGTTGTGAGCCTGATGTGGTCTCATACAATATTTTGTTAAGGGTACTTTTGAATCTCGGGAAATGGGATGAAGGAGAGAAACTACTTGCTGAGATGTATTCAAGAGGTTGTGAGCCGAATGTTGTTACTTACAGCATTCTAATTAGCTCACTTTGTCGTGATGGGAAAGTTGAGGACGCTGTAAATGTGTTGAAGGTCATGAAGGAAAAGGGGTTAAGACCAGATGCTTATAGTTATGATCCGTTGGTGTCTGCATTCTGCAAAGAAGGGAGATTGGATTTGGCTATTGAATTCTTGGACCTCATGATCACTGATGGTTGCTTGCCAGATATTGTGAACTACAACACAATCTTAGCCACTTTATGTAAGAATGGAAATGCTGACCTGGCTTTGGAAATCTTTGAGAAGCTAGGGGAAGTAGGTTGTCCTCCCGATGTGAGTTCTTACAACACAATGTTCAGTGCACTATGGAATTGTGGGGACAGAGCTAGGGCTCTGGGAATGATATCGGGGATGGTGAACAAAGGGATTGATCCTGACGAGATCACTTACAATTCACTTATATCGTGTTTGTGCAGAGATGGGATGGTAGATGAAGCAATTGGGTTGTTGGTGGATATGGAAAGCAGTGGGTTCAAGCCGACAGTTATCAGTTATAACATTGTTATTCTTGGATTGTGTAAAGCTCATAGAACTGGTGATGCCATTGAAGTGCTCGCAGCAATGGTTGAAAAGGGATGCCAGCCGAATGAAACTACTTACATTATGTTGGTTGAAGGGATTGGTTTTGCGGGATGGCAAGTTGAAGCTGTGGGTTTGGCTAATTCCCTTATCAGTTTGAACGCTATATCTGAAGATTCATTGAAACGGTTGAACAAGACCTTTCCCATGTTTGATGTTTACAAAGAGCTCACCTTGTCTGACATTAAGAATTAG